One Vanessa cardui chromosome 14, ilVanCard2.1, whole genome shotgun sequence DNA segment encodes these proteins:
- the LOC124535039 gene encoding uncharacterized protein LOC124535039 isoform X1, whose translation MSDSVEELSKEYEENVLGHYERSIGLFPIPEYPEFEVQRGMWSTALDVILTTLRYLAPATLLTLFWGQQSFFFKVLKYIDSAFRALIFSNEEQKQSILQWLGEAGPVRVENLEVVWRHGWIVCGVLDTALPGACAGHPPTRLTLKHAQAIADHYLGVEPAFTRIELEANDSISRHQEWKLMNYLENIRLALSKITPPASKTISHTNQQASPKTSQFTLNYIARGSGLTAAQVNNKVYFKIYPTAQQSLDPGEITILINGPNETYGMTVIPPILGKAQMIRQNLLGLQSKSKYTDNVLPITQGTAYLRNYGLNDMNKTFYIPKSKYDIDIETELKQDHARIAYVANLEGKYEVSITSRGQNVVGSPFTVTASNNIVGILERDSFCLEDGEEIDIVDVKTDRKVVLRIVDFVTEKMLLRENGTLEKISEEEAKYLMENDNIENRNSERLTTPVDKSTNDMEHSNLKTKKFYNIANKVLTANRFCNILNDVKNQQKSVFKNEINKQIIQVPDIVNSTFNDDQNKVGRREERNRVIIPENISVSILTEKPNTLSIDTPNLNFHSDVIDNNNLFTSDPFEDDNLSVDTVQSSNNPFIDDIYNQNYEMEKKLGSFITNEYESNNSQNEETANANIKIFIENQSESLNEESNPFNDIIDMERPKTPVFRIINGEPIDREDSVFMNSERTLSNEIVLDNLVNPFIDHIQDQLNIYQEKPDFIIGAPVSLPPIINLNSNTSSVNNVTEISKRNQNKHKEDYNRQDHITDSTTIPAISVETDDSKKSNSFDSNLTEDINITSNFSPTLSNVSTPMETSRETSPKKDTWDSAYVSIDENNYTDNIEFSESLNKKSPLPRDNSKLNINEREQLQNINSEDEKTTKGEIKKSEFMPIIEENEKSLSSNTKDNMKEATAIDDVDDSVTAAFAEINDLYDDYFKTSEVSSVTTTQECQLQNLGIEYTLERNDIHVDSASEFRTDVKRQTKILEGKISEVQATVTESLSASQNLHVKNNRRYKENNNDKISHIQFGDEAYTNIVLEKKKYWDEQIREIEKKSEEVKSLQSKRRLSSKYLRRNDSLSKRRGRKIVQNFLNTNQDESYPLKKSVDQIEVINLQSDFNSIGDKIKNMNNNIEIYNKNESTSCFGKKSSNNKERSVFDAFKQLKVSSVDSVNMNNDNDELNSNLHLKQELSEKVFQAFETSPKRFFGTSRKHILNKIDTFLGYPDNENETKKITSDINHETGLVSSRISLFHNISKTEELAWSRRKSKSMHNITHQENDTYTNLENKSTTRESKKVEEKENRKISSSCEESNINYFNQTDKKIISLKDKRARMIQNKHNKSFDETLYAPPKETDNSNVYVKKTIKDINQQNDLLVKSPTSKLISTSKSEMDIFNKFATTTEDVLEKHKSYEEIPNICVKNFISLYEDVSKVSDTVRLLKSKTNVGSLNNTPVPSSIHGTAMIPTTPNSPTRTHSSPSKAAHDEGFMTLDKRKQKLFNEKSLNTSSNEIDNTHPSSDTEIISNQDKDTSYLSLSDIEIEIIEKAPEKCTESPSENEPAHMEYKNRFTMAKKYFQSLEELREDKKTKITTKSESLKTCQSTESLDENKQPRKRSKIKKSRSMPSSEISKIWNQMQEKEAENKKLVKISEKFNVDDLFEDVMEGRLSRQGSLRGIPNKKAVLETFRSMENINDNKLNSYEMAVSQLNDFAEENKIKNAQTYLSEYPYLPTTDPSKYHSRLDTIASGLITFKELRKIPRRNSVPDLRLNATFTADL comes from the exons atgtcagaCAGTGTCGAAGAATTGTCGAAAGAATACGAGGAAAATGTCTTGGGGCACTACGAAAGGAGTATTG gGTTGTTTCCAATCCCCGAGTACCCTGAGTTCGAAGTACAGCGCGGCATGTGGTCTACCGCGCTGGACGTCATATTGACGACTCTACGCTACCTCGCTCCGGCAACCTTGCTCACGCTTTTCTGGGGACAGCAAAGTTTCTTCTTCAAAGTACTAAAGTATATCGACTCTGCTTTCAGAGCAT tgaTATTTTCCAACGAGGAGCAAAAACAATCAATTTTACAATGGCTGGGAGAGGCTGGACCAGTGAGGGTCGAGAATCTAGAAGTGGTCTGGCGGCACGGTTGGATAGTTTGTGGAGTGCTGGATACAGCACTCCCTGGCGCATGCGCTGGACATCCTCCAACGAGACTCACGCTGAAACACGCACAGGCTATAGCTGATCACTACCTTGGTGTTGAGCCG GCTTTCACGAGGATAGAGTTAGAAGCAAATGATTCAATAAGTAGACACCAGGAATGGAAACTTATGAATTACTTGGAAAATATTCGACTAGCTCTATCCAAAATTACGCCACCAGCTTCTAAAACTATAAGCCATACAAATCAACAAGCGTCCCCAAAAACGTCTCAATTTACTCTGAACTACATCGCCCGAGGATCCGGTCTTACAGCGGCTCAAGTGAacaacaaagtatattttaaaatctaccCTACAGCTCAACAATCATTGGATCCAGGTGAAATAACTATACTAATAAATGGTCCGAATGAAACCTACGGAATGACAGTAATACCACCAATACTAGGCAAAGCTCAAATGATAAGGCAAAATTTGTTGGGACTacaatcaaagtcaaaatatactGATAACGTTCTTCCTATTACACAAGGTACGGCATACTTACGAAACTATGGTCTGAATGATatgaacaaaacattttatattccaAAATCTAAATACGATATAGATATTGAGACAGAGTTGAAACAGGATCATGCTAGGATTGCCTATGTGGCTAATTTAGAGGGCAAGTACGAAGTTTCCATAACTAGCAGAGGGCAAAATGTCGTCGGTTCACCATTTACTGTTACCGCTTCGAATAATATTGTTGGAATTTTAGAACGTGATAGTTTCTGTCTGGAAGATGGTGAAGAAATCGATATCGTTGATGTTAAAACCGACAGAAAAGTGGTTTTACGAATAGTAGATTTTGTAACAGAAAAAATGTTACTTCGAGAAAATGGTACATTGGAAAAAATAAGCGAGGAAGAAGCAAAGTATTTAATGGAAAATGATAACATTGAAAATAGAAACAGCGAACGACTAACGACGCCTGTCGATAAATCGACCAATGATATGGAACACAGTAATTTAAAGACGAAAAAGTTTTATAACATAGCAAATAAAGTTTTAACAGCAAAtcgattttgtaatattttgaacgatgtaaaaaatcaacaaaaatcgGTGTTTAAGAATGAAATTAATAAGCAAATCATTCAAGTCCCTGACATTGTGAATTCAACATTTAATGATGACCAAAATAAAGTTGGCAGACGAGAAGAACGGAACAGAGTCATTATCCCGGAGAACATTTCTGTCTCTATCTTAACTGAAAAACCTAATACTCTTTCAATAGATACACCAAATTTAAACTTTCATAGTGACGTCATAgacaataacaatttatttacaagtgATCCTTTTGAAGATGATAATCTATCCGTAGACACAGTACAATCTTCAAATAACCCATTTATAGATGATATATACAATCAAAATtatgaaatggaaaaaaaattaggTTCCTTTATAACAAATGAATACGAATCAAATAATTCTCAAAATGAAGAGACAGcaaatgcaaatataaaaatatttatcgaaaatCAAAGTGAGTCATTAAATGAAGAATCAAACCCATTTAATGATATCATAGATATGGAAAGACCGAAAACGCCCGTTTTTAGAATTATCAATGGAGAACCTATAGACCGTGAAGATTCGGTTTTTATGAATTCAGAGAGGACGTTGTCTAATGAAATTGTATTAGACAATTTAGTGAATCCCTTTATAGATCATATACAAGACCAACTTAATATATATCAAGAAAAACCTGATTTTATAATTGGAGCTCCAGTTTCTCTGCCAcccatcattaatttaaattcaaacactTCGTCAGTAAACAATGTTACAGAAATTAGcaaaagaaatcaaaacaagCACAAAGAAGATTATAATCGTCAGGATCATATTACAGACTCGACAACCATTCCCGCTATATCAGTAGAAACAGACGATTCAAAGAAATCGAACAGTTTTGATTCAAATTTGAcagaagatataaatattacttcaaaTTTTAGCCCAACACTTTCTAATGTAAGTACTCCAATGGAAACAAGTAGAGAAACGTCACCCAAAAAAGATACCTGGGATTCAGCATATGTCAGTATAGATGAAAacaattacacagataatatcgAATTTAGTGAGTCTTTGAATAAAAAGTCTCCACTTCCTAGAGATAATTCGAAATTGAATATAAACGAAAGAGAGCAATTGCAGAATATAAACTCCGAAGATGAAAAAACAACCAAAGGTGAAATTAAGAAGTCGGAATTTATGCCAATAATCGAAGAAAACGAAAAAAGCTTATCATCAAACACGAAAGATAACATGAAGGAAGCGACTGCAATTGATGATGTGGACGATTCAGTGACAGCAGCGTTTGccgaaataaatgatttatacgATGACTATTTTAAAACTTCTGAAGTTAGTTCAGTAACGACAACGCAAGAATGTCAATTACAGAATTTAGGAATAGAATATACCTTAGAAAGGAACGATATACATGTCGATTCTGCATCTGAATTTAGAACAGATGTGAAAAGACAAACGAAAATATTAGAAGGAAAGATTTCTGAGGTTCAGGCAACTGTCACTGAATCCTTATCAGCAAGTCAAAACCTTCATGTTAAGAATAACCGacgttataaagaaaataacaacGACAAAATCAGTCATATTCAATTTGGTGATGAAGCTTACACTAACATAGtattagaaaagaaaaaatattgggATGAACAGATACGAGAAATCGAAAAGAAGTCTGAAGAAGTGAAGTCTCTGCAATCGAAAAGGCGATTATCTTCAAAGTATTTACGACGTAATGATTCATTATCCAAAAGAAGAGGCAGAAAAATCGTTCAAAACtttttaaacacaaatcaagATGAATCTTATCCACTTAAAAAATCTGTTGATCAAattgaagttattaatttgCAAAGTGATTTTAATTCTATTGGAGacaaaattaagaacatgaataataatatcgaaatatataataaaaatgaatctaCATCTTGTTTTGGTAAAAAGTCTTCTAATAATAAAGAACGATCGGTTTTCGATGCCTTCaaacaattaaaagtaagtagtgTCGATTCCGTAAATatgaataatgataatgatgaactaaattcaaatttacacTTAAAACAAGAATTATCAGAAAAAGTATTTCAAGCATTTGAAACAAGCCCAAAAAGGTTTTTCGGTACATctagaaaacatattttaaataaaatcgacaCTTTTTTAGGATATCCGGATAATGAAAACGAAACGAAAAAAATCACAAGCGACATAAATCACGAAACCGGTCTAGTCTCTAGTCGTATTTCTTTGTtccataatatatctaaaacagAAGAATTAGCTTGGTCACGTAGGAAAAGTAAATCAATGCATAATATAACCCATCAAGAAAATGATACATAtacaaatttagaaaataaatcgACAACGCGAGAATCAAAAAAGGTTGAAGAAAAAGAAAACCGAAAAATCAGTAGCTCTTGTGAAGagtcaaatataaattactttaatcaaACAGATAAAAAGATAATTTCACTGAAAGACAAAAGAGCCAGAATGATACAGAACAAACACAATAAAAGTTTTGATGAAACCTTGTATGCACCTCCAAAAGAAACAGATAACTCAAATGTTTacgttaaaaaaacaataaaagatatTAACCAACAAAACGATTTGCTAGTTAAATCACCGACATCCAAACTTATTTCCACCAGCAAGTCTGAAATggacatattcaataaatttgcAACTACAACTGAAGACGTCTTAGAAAAGCATAAATCCTACGAAGAAATACCAAATATTTGTGTCAAAAATTTCATATCTCTGTATGAAGATGTTTCTAAAGTATCTGATACAGTTCGTCTTTTGAAGAGTAAAACAAATGTAGGGTCTCTTAATAATACGCCAGTCCCGAGTTCAATTCATG GAACTGCGATGATTCCAACTACCCCTAACTCACCTACTCGAACACATTCATCACCTTCAAAAGCTGCCCATGACGAAGGATTTATGACACTCGATAAACgcaaacaaaaattattcaacgaaaaaagtttaaatacttCAAGTAACGAAATTGACAATACTCATCCATCATCCGACACGGAGATAATTTCAAATCAAGACAAGGATACAAGCTATTTGAGCCTTTCTGATATTGAAATAGAAATTATCGAAAAAGCACCCGAAAAATGTACCGAATCCCCATCTGAAAATGAACCTGCTCACATGGAATACAAAAATCGTTTTACAAtggctaaaaaatattttcaatctttAGAAGAGCTACGAGAAGATAAGAAGACAAAAATAACAACTAAAAGCGAATCTTTAAAAACCTGTCAGTCCACAGAATCTCTTGATGAAAACAAGCAACCACGGaaaagaagtaaaataaaaaaatcacggTCTATGCCATCTTCAGAAATTTCAAAAATCTGGAACCAGATGCAAGAAAAAGAAGCCGAAAACAAGAAATTAGTGAAGATATCGGAGAAATTCAATGTCGACGATTTATTCGAAGACGTAATGGAAGGCAGATTAAGTCGCCAGGGCAGTTTAAGAGGTATTCCAAATAAGAAAGCTGTTCTCGAGACGTTTCGATCCATGGAAaacataaatgataataaactaAACTCCTACGAAATGGCAGTATCCCAATTGAACGACTTTGctgaagaaaacaaaataaaaaacgcgCAAACTTATTTAAGCGAATATCCTTATCTGCCTACAACTGATCCGTCCAAATATCACTCAAGGCTGGATACGATTGCGTCTGGTCTGATTACGTTTAAAGAATTAAGGAAGATACCAAGAAGAAACAGTGTGCCTGATTTAAGATTAAATGCAACGTTTACTGCTGATTtataa
- the LOC124535039 gene encoding uncharacterized protein LOC124535039 isoform X2 has translation MWSTALDVILTTLRYLAPATLLTLFWGQQSFFFKVLKYIDSAFRALIFSNEEQKQSILQWLGEAGPVRVENLEVVWRHGWIVCGVLDTALPGACAGHPPTRLTLKHAQAIADHYLGVEPAFTRIELEANDSISRHQEWKLMNYLENIRLALSKITPPASKTISHTNQQASPKTSQFTLNYIARGSGLTAAQVNNKVYFKIYPTAQQSLDPGEITILINGPNETYGMTVIPPILGKAQMIRQNLLGLQSKSKYTDNVLPITQGTAYLRNYGLNDMNKTFYIPKSKYDIDIETELKQDHARIAYVANLEGKYEVSITSRGQNVVGSPFTVTASNNIVGILERDSFCLEDGEEIDIVDVKTDRKVVLRIVDFVTEKMLLRENGTLEKISEEEAKYLMENDNIENRNSERLTTPVDKSTNDMEHSNLKTKKFYNIANKVLTANRFCNILNDVKNQQKSVFKNEINKQIIQVPDIVNSTFNDDQNKVGRREERNRVIIPENISVSILTEKPNTLSIDTPNLNFHSDVIDNNNLFTSDPFEDDNLSVDTVQSSNNPFIDDIYNQNYEMEKKLGSFITNEYESNNSQNEETANANIKIFIENQSESLNEESNPFNDIIDMERPKTPVFRIINGEPIDREDSVFMNSERTLSNEIVLDNLVNPFIDHIQDQLNIYQEKPDFIIGAPVSLPPIINLNSNTSSVNNVTEISKRNQNKHKEDYNRQDHITDSTTIPAISVETDDSKKSNSFDSNLTEDINITSNFSPTLSNVSTPMETSRETSPKKDTWDSAYVSIDENNYTDNIEFSESLNKKSPLPRDNSKLNINEREQLQNINSEDEKTTKGEIKKSEFMPIIEENEKSLSSNTKDNMKEATAIDDVDDSVTAAFAEINDLYDDYFKTSEVSSVTTTQECQLQNLGIEYTLERNDIHVDSASEFRTDVKRQTKILEGKISEVQATVTESLSASQNLHVKNNRRYKENNNDKISHIQFGDEAYTNIVLEKKKYWDEQIREIEKKSEEVKSLQSKRRLSSKYLRRNDSLSKRRGRKIVQNFLNTNQDESYPLKKSVDQIEVINLQSDFNSIGDKIKNMNNNIEIYNKNESTSCFGKKSSNNKERSVFDAFKQLKVSSVDSVNMNNDNDELNSNLHLKQELSEKVFQAFETSPKRFFGTSRKHILNKIDTFLGYPDNENETKKITSDINHETGLVSSRISLFHNISKTEELAWSRRKSKSMHNITHQENDTYTNLENKSTTRESKKVEEKENRKISSSCEESNINYFNQTDKKIISLKDKRARMIQNKHNKSFDETLYAPPKETDNSNVYVKKTIKDINQQNDLLVKSPTSKLISTSKSEMDIFNKFATTTEDVLEKHKSYEEIPNICVKNFISLYEDVSKVSDTVRLLKSKTNVGSLNNTPVPSSIHGTAMIPTTPNSPTRTHSSPSKAAHDEGFMTLDKRKQKLFNEKSLNTSSNEIDNTHPSSDTEIISNQDKDTSYLSLSDIEIEIIEKAPEKCTESPSENEPAHMEYKNRFTMAKKYFQSLEELREDKKTKITTKSESLKTCQSTESLDENKQPRKRSKIKKSRSMPSSEISKIWNQMQEKEAENKKLVKISEKFNVDDLFEDVMEGRLSRQGSLRGIPNKKAVLETFRSMENINDNKLNSYEMAVSQLNDFAEENKIKNAQTYLSEYPYLPTTDPSKYHSRLDTIASGLITFKELRKIPRRNSVPDLRLNATFTADL, from the exons ATGTGGTCTACCGCGCTGGACGTCATATTGACGACTCTACGCTACCTCGCTCCGGCAACCTTGCTCACGCTTTTCTGGGGACAGCAAAGTTTCTTCTTCAAAGTACTAAAGTATATCGACTCTGCTTTCAGAGCAT tgaTATTTTCCAACGAGGAGCAAAAACAATCAATTTTACAATGGCTGGGAGAGGCTGGACCAGTGAGGGTCGAGAATCTAGAAGTGGTCTGGCGGCACGGTTGGATAGTTTGTGGAGTGCTGGATACAGCACTCCCTGGCGCATGCGCTGGACATCCTCCAACGAGACTCACGCTGAAACACGCACAGGCTATAGCTGATCACTACCTTGGTGTTGAGCCG GCTTTCACGAGGATAGAGTTAGAAGCAAATGATTCAATAAGTAGACACCAGGAATGGAAACTTATGAATTACTTGGAAAATATTCGACTAGCTCTATCCAAAATTACGCCACCAGCTTCTAAAACTATAAGCCATACAAATCAACAAGCGTCCCCAAAAACGTCTCAATTTACTCTGAACTACATCGCCCGAGGATCCGGTCTTACAGCGGCTCAAGTGAacaacaaagtatattttaaaatctaccCTACAGCTCAACAATCATTGGATCCAGGTGAAATAACTATACTAATAAATGGTCCGAATGAAACCTACGGAATGACAGTAATACCACCAATACTAGGCAAAGCTCAAATGATAAGGCAAAATTTGTTGGGACTacaatcaaagtcaaaatatactGATAACGTTCTTCCTATTACACAAGGTACGGCATACTTACGAAACTATGGTCTGAATGATatgaacaaaacattttatattccaAAATCTAAATACGATATAGATATTGAGACAGAGTTGAAACAGGATCATGCTAGGATTGCCTATGTGGCTAATTTAGAGGGCAAGTACGAAGTTTCCATAACTAGCAGAGGGCAAAATGTCGTCGGTTCACCATTTACTGTTACCGCTTCGAATAATATTGTTGGAATTTTAGAACGTGATAGTTTCTGTCTGGAAGATGGTGAAGAAATCGATATCGTTGATGTTAAAACCGACAGAAAAGTGGTTTTACGAATAGTAGATTTTGTAACAGAAAAAATGTTACTTCGAGAAAATGGTACATTGGAAAAAATAAGCGAGGAAGAAGCAAAGTATTTAATGGAAAATGATAACATTGAAAATAGAAACAGCGAACGACTAACGACGCCTGTCGATAAATCGACCAATGATATGGAACACAGTAATTTAAAGACGAAAAAGTTTTATAACATAGCAAATAAAGTTTTAACAGCAAAtcgattttgtaatattttgaacgatgtaaaaaatcaacaaaaatcgGTGTTTAAGAATGAAATTAATAAGCAAATCATTCAAGTCCCTGACATTGTGAATTCAACATTTAATGATGACCAAAATAAAGTTGGCAGACGAGAAGAACGGAACAGAGTCATTATCCCGGAGAACATTTCTGTCTCTATCTTAACTGAAAAACCTAATACTCTTTCAATAGATACACCAAATTTAAACTTTCATAGTGACGTCATAgacaataacaatttatttacaagtgATCCTTTTGAAGATGATAATCTATCCGTAGACACAGTACAATCTTCAAATAACCCATTTATAGATGATATATACAATCAAAATtatgaaatggaaaaaaaattaggTTCCTTTATAACAAATGAATACGAATCAAATAATTCTCAAAATGAAGAGACAGcaaatgcaaatataaaaatatttatcgaaaatCAAAGTGAGTCATTAAATGAAGAATCAAACCCATTTAATGATATCATAGATATGGAAAGACCGAAAACGCCCGTTTTTAGAATTATCAATGGAGAACCTATAGACCGTGAAGATTCGGTTTTTATGAATTCAGAGAGGACGTTGTCTAATGAAATTGTATTAGACAATTTAGTGAATCCCTTTATAGATCATATACAAGACCAACTTAATATATATCAAGAAAAACCTGATTTTATAATTGGAGCTCCAGTTTCTCTGCCAcccatcattaatttaaattcaaacactTCGTCAGTAAACAATGTTACAGAAATTAGcaaaagaaatcaaaacaagCACAAAGAAGATTATAATCGTCAGGATCATATTACAGACTCGACAACCATTCCCGCTATATCAGTAGAAACAGACGATTCAAAGAAATCGAACAGTTTTGATTCAAATTTGAcagaagatataaatattacttcaaaTTTTAGCCCAACACTTTCTAATGTAAGTACTCCAATGGAAACAAGTAGAGAAACGTCACCCAAAAAAGATACCTGGGATTCAGCATATGTCAGTATAGATGAAAacaattacacagataatatcgAATTTAGTGAGTCTTTGAATAAAAAGTCTCCACTTCCTAGAGATAATTCGAAATTGAATATAAACGAAAGAGAGCAATTGCAGAATATAAACTCCGAAGATGAAAAAACAACCAAAGGTGAAATTAAGAAGTCGGAATTTATGCCAATAATCGAAGAAAACGAAAAAAGCTTATCATCAAACACGAAAGATAACATGAAGGAAGCGACTGCAATTGATGATGTGGACGATTCAGTGACAGCAGCGTTTGccgaaataaatgatttatacgATGACTATTTTAAAACTTCTGAAGTTAGTTCAGTAACGACAACGCAAGAATGTCAATTACAGAATTTAGGAATAGAATATACCTTAGAAAGGAACGATATACATGTCGATTCTGCATCTGAATTTAGAACAGATGTGAAAAGACAAACGAAAATATTAGAAGGAAAGATTTCTGAGGTTCAGGCAACTGTCACTGAATCCTTATCAGCAAGTCAAAACCTTCATGTTAAGAATAACCGacgttataaagaaaataacaacGACAAAATCAGTCATATTCAATTTGGTGATGAAGCTTACACTAACATAGtattagaaaagaaaaaatattgggATGAACAGATACGAGAAATCGAAAAGAAGTCTGAAGAAGTGAAGTCTCTGCAATCGAAAAGGCGATTATCTTCAAAGTATTTACGACGTAATGATTCATTATCCAAAAGAAGAGGCAGAAAAATCGTTCAAAACtttttaaacacaaatcaagATGAATCTTATCCACTTAAAAAATCTGTTGATCAAattgaagttattaatttgCAAAGTGATTTTAATTCTATTGGAGacaaaattaagaacatgaataataatatcgaaatatataataaaaatgaatctaCATCTTGTTTTGGTAAAAAGTCTTCTAATAATAAAGAACGATCGGTTTTCGATGCCTTCaaacaattaaaagtaagtagtgTCGATTCCGTAAATatgaataatgataatgatgaactaaattcaaatttacacTTAAAACAAGAATTATCAGAAAAAGTATTTCAAGCATTTGAAACAAGCCCAAAAAGGTTTTTCGGTACATctagaaaacatattttaaataaaatcgacaCTTTTTTAGGATATCCGGATAATGAAAACGAAACGAAAAAAATCACAAGCGACATAAATCACGAAACCGGTCTAGTCTCTAGTCGTATTTCTTTGTtccataatatatctaaaacagAAGAATTAGCTTGGTCACGTAGGAAAAGTAAATCAATGCATAATATAACCCATCAAGAAAATGATACATAtacaaatttagaaaataaatcgACAACGCGAGAATCAAAAAAGGTTGAAGAAAAAGAAAACCGAAAAATCAGTAGCTCTTGTGAAGagtcaaatataaattactttaatcaaACAGATAAAAAGATAATTTCACTGAAAGACAAAAGAGCCAGAATGATACAGAACAAACACAATAAAAGTTTTGATGAAACCTTGTATGCACCTCCAAAAGAAACAGATAACTCAAATGTTTacgttaaaaaaacaataaaagatatTAACCAACAAAACGATTTGCTAGTTAAATCACCGACATCCAAACTTATTTCCACCAGCAAGTCTGAAATggacatattcaataaatttgcAACTACAACTGAAGACGTCTTAGAAAAGCATAAATCCTACGAAGAAATACCAAATATTTGTGTCAAAAATTTCATATCTCTGTATGAAGATGTTTCTAAAGTATCTGATACAGTTCGTCTTTTGAAGAGTAAAACAAATGTAGGGTCTCTTAATAATACGCCAGTCCCGAGTTCAATTCATG GAACTGCGATGATTCCAACTACCCCTAACTCACCTACTCGAACACATTCATCACCTTCAAAAGCTGCCCATGACGAAGGATTTATGACACTCGATAAACgcaaacaaaaattattcaacgaaaaaagtttaaatacttCAAGTAACGAAATTGACAATACTCATCCATCATCCGACACGGAGATAATTTCAAATCAAGACAAGGATACAAGCTATTTGAGCCTTTCTGATATTGAAATAGAAATTATCGAAAAAGCACCCGAAAAATGTACCGAATCCCCATCTGAAAATGAACCTGCTCACATGGAATACAAAAATCGTTTTACAAtggctaaaaaatattttcaatctttAGAAGAGCTACGAGAAGATAAGAAGACAAAAATAACAACTAAAAGCGAATCTTTAAAAACCTGTCAGTCCACAGAATCTCTTGATGAAAACAAGCAACCACGGaaaagaagtaaaataaaaaaatcacggTCTATGCCATCTTCAGAAATTTCAAAAATCTGGAACCAGATGCAAGAAAAAGAAGCCGAAAACAAGAAATTAGTGAAGATATCGGAGAAATTCAATGTCGACGATTTATTCGAAGACGTAATGGAAGGCAGATTAAGTCGCCAGGGCAGTTTAAGAGGTATTCCAAATAAGAAAGCTGTTCTCGAGACGTTTCGATCCATGGAAaacataaatgataataaactaAACTCCTACGAAATGGCAGTATCCCAATTGAACGACTTTGctgaagaaaacaaaataaaaaacgcgCAAACTTATTTAAGCGAATATCCTTATCTGCCTACAACTGATCCGTCCAAATATCACTCAAGGCTGGATACGATTGCGTCTGGTCTGATTACGTTTAAAGAATTAAGGAAGATACCAAGAAGAAACAGTGTGCCTGATTTAAGATTAAATGCAACGTTTACTGCTGATTtataa